One Oryza glaberrima chromosome 10, OglaRS2, whole genome shotgun sequence DNA segment encodes these proteins:
- the LOC127752494 gene encoding uncharacterized protein LOC127752494 isoform X2 → MEPEREASSEWGDDVGALGFRVKASSREPAAQKAANVLEPDLRSHWSTATNTKEWILLELSEPCLLSHIRIYNKSVLEWEITAGLRYNKPDTFVKVRPRCEAPKRDILYPANHTPCRYVRISCMRGNPIAIFFIQLIGIPIPGLEPDLQPLVNYLLPHITAHKQSSQNIHLQLLKDIASRLPPFLPQIEADLASVTDTPESSVHFLALLAGPFYPILQLTNERDFTKSLISSADSDALKSSLASTPTVSSNFETQPRRSRSPSSVQPACFLAFRSETAVLLLRKAHRDRALGIVCLKASKVLQELLEPDPLLDDASDQVLCTDYSSLFGDVFSLSENCFDASILNILDIAAVEEGILHILYAASSQPLLCCKLAEKGSDMWSVLPLVQALLPALRPPLSPGSTEQIDGCLSQWNHPNVHKALSQIATMSMSSSVLHPLLRACAGYLSSYLSSHAKAACVLLDLCRGPLSPWVPMITAKVDLAIELLEDLLGIIQGVGQSLTRSRAALKYIALAISGHMDDVLTEYKDVKHKLLFILEMLDPFIDPSVSVMTDAMAFGDVSVVHLEKQASACNISLNIIRTAVKRPAVLPSLELEWRRGAVATSVILSTLDPHMPLPPDIDLCKSSMPEIDQISLIVPNCPPHSCSAEDADGRDTSETTPREDILEQCNSLFAPEELEQSELTKTLEEKKHEKISTDLDQNFPEDTKSNGKLPAGLFQLDNIFAADYYDAHADYLQLVNYQDCELRALEFQRLALNLCTQQEPTVEGHNAGIDAFLLAAECYVNPLFLLDFHSNSESLDEIERIHAELIQGNCFSEAKHLRAKDIDLMKIYNLENKRDKAVLDLLMQAARYDFEYQGKIPDGKPFPDDVEDGKQYIEISPEARHLADAVTLVRKNQAMLCHFIMKQFERKGHSPNEILLQSLLFLLHSATDLFCPPENVIDIILKSAEDLNGKLVCLYNSVNARNNKLDRVKLHYLRRRWALLQKLVLASSGSDNTRELVSIKRDGFRFKSLVPPSAWIHKISDFSRSSSPLPRFFGWMAVSRYAKEYLNEQLFLASDFSQLTSLLSIFTDELSLMGGVTTQKAKSAKIEQSGCNNYVLLKKEPLLSDQPSMRLFQILLPELHFFFPSMSKKFDAFGQSILEAVGLQLKCLPKSAVHDVLCWFSEMCLWPYLGNIREHLAFANGVNSLKGNIAAKAKAVVFYLLESIVAEHLEVIVPEMPRMVHILVSLCRASYTDVAFLDSVLCLMKPMISHFLRKSTDNGNVSGDITECSDFELLCFEELFETIQFGKQSEDTPGNKNQVPFLIFILGSLFPDLSFKRRIEILGSLLVWIDFGSSDPSSLLCSYLQGFQAFIDGCETILVQNIELFGVHVLSERNQSTEFANSASPDDTMDNKKAQASVAQVQRRSTEYHENGENSKGVDSPHTVCIKEFCGALERLVSNLAPSIEGSWKWHLQLASRLSLSIAKCLLYAKCLKSIAEGGMIYSSIKQEVGTEISTDLSQKHWESALQGLAETILVNQKKQCWQVASVMLDYMIKLPNILAWDNVLNVISSAMKHLCSHAPRISWRLQTEIWLSILVSYGIEGLKNSENSLIDLFCTLLSHAEPEQRSVALQQLGRIIMSTTKVDSEYTTYKQNSLSSGSTVTSLLVTHTWDRVAALAFYDSSMLLRKHALALLTEYIPFVDRNHLQSFLGSSNSILNGAEQFSYAIEQGYLTRMSLLLLSRACLYSAPEDIALIPECVWRKLENMQTSIPDLCRALCQLRSESDAKTVVKELLTESTAKPVETDFKGIRESILQVLSSLSSVESYFEFFSTRSDQEYQELEEAEIELEIVKNEKALHSFIVHPQDTMIPDMSSYYKDGNEVNKQLQQIQEDIRSLERSKLREEIIARRQKKLLIRHTREKYLEETSSREMELLQELDRERAHEMEREIERQRQLDLERVKSRELQFNLDMEREKQTQRELQRELDQVELGRSSRREFSANTNSRSRERYRERDNGRGQQEGRSRGGGVEAGGSATRSFSGNLPTILQQPRERTTSDERTSTGGNYYEENAEGSGDASSVGDPESAAALEAGTRHGPRGGSKSSSSSSRQVVVERRERREGKWERKHS, encoded by the exons ATGGAACCGGAGAGGGAGGCATCGTCGGAGTGGGGAGATGATGTCGGGGCGCTGGGTTTCCGGGTGAAGGCGTCTTCGCGCGAGCCGGCGGCGCAGAAGGCGGCCAATGTGCTGGAGCCGGACCTGCGTTCCCACTGGTCCACCGCCACCAACACCAAGGAGTGGATCCTGCTCGAGCTCAGC GAGCCGTGCCTCCTCTCCCACATCCGCATCTACAACAAGTCCGTCCTCGAGTGGGAGATCACTGCCGGCCTGCGCTACAACAAGCCAGATACCTTCGTCAAGGTTCGCCCGCGCTGCGAGGCTCCCAAGCGCGACATACTCTATCCTGCCAACCACACCCCTTGCCGCTACGTCCGCATCTCTTGTATGCGCGGCAACCCTATCGCCATCTTCTTCATCCAG CTCATTGGAATCCCTATACCTGGACTGGAACCTGACCTCCAGCCTCTAGTCAACTACCTATTGCCACATATCACTGCACACAAACAATCCTCTCAAAATATCCACCTCCAg TTACTCAAAGACATTGCAAGCAGGCTACCACCATTTCTGCCCCAGATTGAG GCTGACCTCGCTAGTGTCACAGACACTCCAGAGAGCAGTGTACACTTTTTGGCTCTGCTTGCTGGGCCATTTTATCCAATCCTCCAACTTACAAATGAAAG GGATTTTACTAAATCATTAATTAGCTCTGCTGATTCAGATGCTCTGAAAAGTAGTTTGGCTTCTACTCCAACGGTTTCTTCAAACTTTGAG ACACAACCTAGGAGATCACGGAGTCCATCTTCTGTTCAGCCTGCTTGTTTTCTGGCATTTCGATCTGAAACAGCCGTACTGCTCTTAAGGAAAGCACACAGAGACAGAGCCCTTGGAATTGTTTGCCTGAAA GCATCAAAGGTCCTGCAAGAACTTCTGGAGCCCGATCCATTGTTAGATGATGCTTCTGACCAAGTACTTTGTACAGACTACTCTAGTTTGTTTGGAGATGTATTTAGCTTATCGGAGAATTGCTTTGATGCCTCTATTCTGAACATTTTGGATATTGCTGCTGTTGAAGAAGGTATTCTTCATATACTATATGCAGCTTCATCACAG CCTCTGTTATGTTGCAAGCTTGCTGAGAAAGGTTCAGACATGTGGTCTGTCTTACCACTTGTTCAAGCTCTGCTTCCAG CACTTCGTCCTCCACTTAGCCCTGGTTCTACTGAACAGATTGATGGTTGTCTTAGCCAATGGAATCATCCAAATGTTCATAAAGCTCTCTCTCAG ATTGCTACAATGTCAATGTCGTCATCAGTTCTTCATCCTCTTCTCAGAGCCTGTGCTGGTTATCTTTCATCCTACCTGTCATCACAT GCAAAAGCAGCCTGTGTTTTGCTTGACTTATGCAGGGGACCATTATCACCGTGGGTACCCATGATCACGGCAAAG GTAGACCTTGCCATTGAACTTCTGGAGGATCTCCTGGGTATTATCCAG GGAGTTGGTCAATCTCTTACTCGTTCTCGTGCAGCACTGAAGTATATTGCATTGGCCATATCTGGCCATATGGATGATGTTCTCACAGAATATAAA GACGTCAAACATAAGTTACTTTTCATTCTGGAGATGCTAGATCCTTTTATTGATCCTTCTGTAAGTGTTATGACAGATGCAATGGCATTTGGTGATGTGTCTGTTGTGCATTTGGAGAAGCAAGCAAGTGCTTGCAATATTTCGTTAAATATTATTCGTACAGCAGTGAAGAGGCCTGCTGTTCTCCCTTCTTTAGAACTTGAATGGCGTCGTGGTGCTGTTGCCACAAG TGTTATTCTCTCTACCTTGGATCCGCATATGCCACTCCCTCCTGACATAGACCTCTGCAAAAGTTCGATGCCTGAGATTGATCAAATATCTCTGATAGTTCCAAACTGTCCACCGCACTCCTGCAGTGCTGAAGATGCTGATGGGCGTGATACATCTGAAACAACTCCCAGGGAAGATATTCTTGAACAGTGCAATTCTTTATTTGCTCCAGAAGAATTAGAGCAATCTGAGTTGACAAAGactttggaagaaaaaaagcaTGAGAAAATAAGTACAGATTTGGACCAGAACTTCCCAGAGGACACAAAAAGTAATGGAAAATTACCAGCTGGCCTTTTTCAGTTAGATAATATTTTTGCTGCTGATTACTATGATGCACATGCTGATTATCTGCAGCTGGTGAACTATCAGGACTGTGAATTAAGAGCTCTAGAATTTCAGCGCTTAGCACTGAATCTATGCACACAACAAGAACCTACAGTTGAGGGGCATAATGCTGGAATAGATGCTTTTCTGTTAGCTGCTGAATGCTATGTTAATCCACTCTTTCTCTTGGATTTCCATTCTAATTCGGAGTCTTTGGATGAAATTGAACGTATTCATGCAGAATTGATCCAAGGAAATTGTTTCTCTGAGGCGAAACATCTGCGTGCTAAAGATATTGATCTCATGAAAATTTATAATTTGGAGAATAAACGAGATAAAGCGGTCCTGGATTTACTCATGCAAGCTGCAAGATATGATTTTGAATACCAGGGAAAGATACCTGATGGGAAACCTTTTCCAGATGATGTTGAAGATGGCAAgcaatatatagaaatttcacCAGAGGCTAGACACCTTGCTGATGCTGTAACTTTGGTCAGAAAGAACCAGGCTATGCTTTGTCACTTTATCATGAAACAATTTGAAAGGAAAGGACACTCTCCTAACGAAATTCTCCTCCAGAGCTTGTTGTTCTTGTTGCACTCAGCAACTGATCTATTTTGTCCACCAGAGAATGTGATCGATATCATATTGAAATCCGCCGAAGATCTCAATGGAAAACTTGTATGTCTTTACAATTCCGTTAATGCAAGGAATAATAAATTGGATAGAGTAAAACTACATTATCTACGAAGACGTTGGGCACTGCTCCAGAAGCTGGTTCTTGCTTCGTCTGGCAGTGATAATACTAGAGAACTTGTCAGCATTAAAAGAGATGGTTTCCGTTTTAAAAGTCTGGTTCCTCCATCAGCATGGATACATAAGATATCAGATTTTTCCAGGTCTTCTAGTCCACTACCTCgattttttggatggatggCAGTGTCCCGTTATGCCAAGGAATATTTAAATGAGCAGCTATTTCTTGCCTCTGACTTCTCACAGCTTACATCTTTGCTGTCAATTTTCACCGATGAACTTTCTTTGATGGGTGGTGTTACTACTCAGAAGGCCAAGTCTGCTAAAATTGAACAATCTGGTTGCAATAACTATGTGCTTCTTAAGAAGGAACCTTTGCTGTCAGACCAACCAAGCATGAGATTGTTTCAGATTTTACTTCCTGAACTGCATTTCTTCTTTCCGAGTATGAGCAAAAAGTTTGATGCATTTGGCCAAAGCATTTTGGAAGCTGTTGGGTTACAATTAAAATGTCTCCCAAAAAGTGCAGTGCATGATGTTCTTTGTTGGTTTTCAGAAATGTGCCTGTGGCCTTATCTTGGAAATATTAGGGAGCATCTTGCATTTGCAAACGGAGTTAATAGTTTAAAAGGAAACATTGCAGCTAAGGCAAAGGCTGTTGTTTTCTACCTACTTGAGTCAATTGTCGCTGAGCACTTGGAAGTTATTGTTCCTGAAATGCCACGGATGGTGCACATTCTTGTGTCACTTTGTAGAGCTTCTTACACTGATGTAGCTTTCCTTGATTCTGTGCTGTGCCTAATGAAGCCAATGATCTCACACTTCTTAAGGAAGAGTACTGATAATGGAAATGTATCAGGTGATATTACTGAATGCAGTGATTTTGAGTTACTTTGTTTTGAAGAGTTATTTGAAACAATCCAGTTTGGTAAACAATCAGAGGATACACCTGGCAATAAGAACCAGGTGCCCTTTCTCATATTCATTCTGGGTTCGCTATTTCCTGATCTGTCCTTTAAGAGGAGGATTGAGATATTAGGCTCATTATTAGTATGGATAGACTTCGGCAGTTCTGATCCATCATCATTGTTGTGTAGTTATCTACAAGGCTTTCAGGCATTTATTGATGGTTGTGAAACTATACTAGTTCAGAATATTGAATTATTTGGTGTGCATGTCCTTTCTGAGAGAAACCAGTCTACAGAGTTTGCTAACTCCGCAAGTCCAGATGACACCATGGATAACAAGAAAGCACAGGCCAGTGTAGCACAGGTACAGAGGAGGTCCACAGAATATCATGAGAATGGTGAAAATTCAAAGGGAGTTGATTCCCCACATACTGTTTGTATTAAAGAATTTTGTGGTGCCCTGGAGAGGTTAGTGTCAAACCTTGCACCATCTATTGAGGGCAGTTGGAAATGGCACCTTCAGTTGGCCTCTAGGTTATCTTTATCGATTGCAAAATGTTTGCTGTATGCAAAATGCCTAAAGTCTATTGCCGAAGGAGGTATGATCTATAGTAGCATCAAACAAGAGGTTGGTACTGAAATATCCACTGATCTTTCCCAAAAACACTGGGAGAGTGCTCTCCAAGGTCTTGCAGAAACCATTTTAGTAAATCAGAAGAAGCAGTGCTGGCAGGTGGCATCAGTTATGCTCGATTATATGATTAAGCTTCCAAATATTCTTGCTTGGGATAATGTTCTTAATGTCATATCTTCTGCAATGAAACACCTCTGCTCTCATGCACCCAGGATATCTTGGAGGCTTCAGACAGAGATATGGTTATCAATATTGGTTTCTTATGGAATTGAAGGCCTTAAGAACAGTGAGAATTCATTGATTGATCTTTTCTGCACATTGTTGAGTCATGCTGAACCAGAACAGCGCTCTGTTGCATTGCAGCAACTTGGGAGGATTATTATGAGTACAACTAAAGTTGATTCTGAATATACTACTTATAAGCAAAATTCACTCTCATCTGGTTCAACAGTAACATCCCTTTTGGTTACTCATACCTGGGACCGAGTAGCAGCATTGGCTTTCTATGATTCTTCTATGTTATTAAGGAAGCATGCATTGGCTTTGCTTACTGAATACATTCCATTTGTTGATAGAAATCATCTACAGTCCTTTCTTGGATCCAGTAACAGCATCCTTAATGGTGCGGAACAATTTTCTTATGCAATAGAACAGGGGTATTTGACACGAATGTCTTTGCTGTTGCTTTCAAGGGCGTGTCTCTATTCTGCTCCTGAAGATATTGCTTTAATACCTGAATGTGTTTGGAGAAAACTGGAAAATATGCAAACATCAATACCTG ATCTCTGCCGAGCACTGTGTCAACTAAGAAGTGAATCTGATGCTAAAACT GTCGTAAAAGAACTTCTCACGGAATCTACTGCGAAACCAGTCGAAACTGATTTTAAGGGCATCCGTGAATCGATTCTTCAG GTGCTGTCCTCTTTGAGTTCTGTTGAATCATACTTTGAGTTCTTCTCAACAAGATCTGATCAGGAATATCAG GAACTTGAAGAAGCAGAGATCGAATTGGAGATTGTTAAAAATGAGAAAGCACTTCACAGCTTTATTGTACATCCCCAGGACACCATGATTCCGGACATGTCATCAT ACTATAAGGATGGTAATGAGGTTAATAAGCAGCTCCAGCAAATTCAGGAAGATATACGGTCCTT GGAAAGGTCCAAACTCAGGGAGGAAATTATAGCACGCAGACAAAAGAAGCTGCTTATCCGACATACTCGTGAAAAATACTTGGAGGAGACTAGTTCAAGGGAAATGGAGCTGTTGCAAGAACTTGACAG GGAAAGGGCTCATGAGATGGAACGTGAAATCGAAAGACAGCGACAACTGGATCTTGAGCGCGTTAAGTCTAGGGAACTGCAATTTAACCTCGATAtggaaagagaaaaacaaactCAG AGAGAGCTTCAACGAGAATTGGATCAAGTTGAGTTGGGGCGGTCATCAAGGCGGGAGTTTTCAGCCAATACTAACAG CCGGTCTAGGGAGAGATACCGTGAAAGGGATAACGGTAGGGGACAGCAGGAAGGAAGGAGCCGAGGTGGAGGGGTTGAGGCCGGTGGGTCTGCGACAAGATCATTTTCAGGCAACCTTCCCACAATACTGCAGCAACCTCGAGAGCGTACTACGAGTGACGAGCGTACTAGCACAGGAGGAAATTATTATGAGGAGAATGCTGAGGGAAGTGGTGACGCCAGCAGCGTCGGAGATCCAGAATCAGCGGCGGCTTTGGAAGCTGGCACGAGGCATGGCCCACGGGGGGGCAGCAAGTCGTCGTCCTCAAGCTCAAGGCAGGTTGTAGTAGAACGCAGGGAGCGTCGAGAAGGGAAATGGGAGAGGAAGCATTCTTGA